A portion of the Salmo trutta chromosome 1, fSalTru1.1, whole genome shotgun sequence genome contains these proteins:
- the LOC115169704 gene encoding peptidyl-prolyl cis-trans isomerase FKBP3: MAAELTREWSDEQLKSDDLPKKDIIKFIQDNAAHSFLAEHKLMGNIKNVAKTAKKEQLIIAYNDLFESKRFLGSEPIEDVTEHVKNVKIDDKPKEFVEVVDEGPPKFFKSVLKKGDKTNFPKKGDNVSCWYTGSLEDGTVFDTNIPATARKKKQSKPLSFKVGLGRVIKGWDEGILTMSKGETAKLEIEPEWAYGKKGLPDSKIPPNAKLIFEVELVAVD, encoded by the exons ATGGCGGCTGAATTGACCAGAGAGTGGAGCGATGAACAACTAAAAAGTGATGATCTACCCAAAAAAGACATTATTAAGTTCATTCAGGACAATGCTGCCCATTCG TTTCTTGCAGAACACAAGCTGATGGGAAATATCAAGAATGTTGCAAAAACGGCAAAGAAGGAGCAACTGATTATTGCATACAACGATTTGTTTGAGAGCAAG CGATTTTTAGGTTCAGAACCCATTGAAGATGTGACGGAGCATGTGAAAAATGTGAAGATCGACGACAAGCCCAAAGAATTTGTGGAAGTCGTTGATGAG GGTCCTCCTAAGTTCTTCAAGTCTGTGCTGAAGAAAGGTGACAAGACTAACTTCCCTAAGAAGGGAGACAATGTGAGCTGTTGGTACACTGGCTCCCTGGAGGACGGCACAGTGTTCGACACCAACATCCCTGCAA CTGCCAGAAAGAAGAAACAGAGCAAGCCACTGAGCTTCAAAGTTGGCCTGGGCCGGGTCATCAAAGGG TGGGATGAAGGTATCTTAACGATGAGCAAAGGCGAGACAGCCAAACTGGAGATTGAACCAGAATGGGCCTACGGGAAGAAGGGACTTCCTGATTCAAA AATCCCACCAAACGCAAAGCTGATCTTCGAGGTCGAGCTGGTGGCCGTTGATTAA
- the LOC115169781 gene encoding ubiquitin-like protein FUBI encodes MQLFLRAQNTHTLEVTGQETVREIKLHVQTLEGLLMEDQVLLLDSSPLEDSSSLLDCGISEYCTLEVAGRLLGGKVHGSLARAGKVRGQTPKVDKQEKKKKKTGRAKRRIQYNRRFVNVVPTFGKKKGPNANS; translated from the exons ATGCAGCTCTTCTTGCGTGCCCAGAACACTCACACCCTTGAGGTGACCGGACAGGAGACCGTCAGAGAAATAAAG CTCCATGTCCAGACTCTGGAGGGTCTCCTAATGGAGGACCAGGTGCTATTGCTGGACAGTTCCCCCTTGGAGGACTCTTCCTCTCTGCTGGACTGTGGCATCTCTGAGTACTGCACCTTGGAAGTGGCTGGCCGACTTCTGGGAG GAAAGGTCCACGGCTCCCTGGCCCGTGCCGGTAAAGTGCGGGGACAGACACCCAAG GTTGACAagcaggagaagaagaagaagaagactggTCGTGCCAAGCGTCGCATCCAGTACAACAGGCGCTTCGTCAATGTTGTGCCCACCTTCGGCAAGAAGAAGGGCCCCAACGCCAACTCCTAA